A genomic region of Lysinibacillus sp. 2017 contains the following coding sequences:
- a CDS encoding MFS transporter encodes MNEQLKHKKATYHLYTFLVSKMIGSLGSHVYAFGISMYILSLTGSSLSFATNILLSYLPRIIFSPIAGLIGDRIPRKWLVLGGQAGVILSISTLLFYTHTVELSLIAIYITTVFNSIFSSFSSVAFSASIANLVDEARLQKAMSFNQLAQSISGIGGPVFGGMLFGFVSMEIFLAAFIVAAVITLSLESTMNFTLYKKAAITNDGQKETMFQSLKAGFRYVSKQHVLRSILWTALWLNLFFTSINIGGDFILVTILKLDPTLIGFTEAGAAIGMLITSIYFATRSNVKFPLVFVKRTLLLMSSLILIAAIPLFFHFSTILNFTFYFILMLLFGSLGVLTNTPLGVMLQLSVEEEYRGRVFGIVEMMSMSMMPVGTLLYGFLYDILPAEWILIVSGMILIICVLLLLRTSIIEMAHPELKKEQQKEILQA; translated from the coding sequence ATGAACGAACAATTAAAACACAAAAAGGCAACCTATCATTTGTACACATTTCTCGTAAGTAAAATGATTGGATCGCTTGGTTCTCACGTTTATGCATTTGGTATTAGTATGTATATTCTTTCTTTGACAGGTTCATCGTTAAGTTTTGCGACGAATATTTTGCTTAGTTATTTGCCGCGAATCATCTTTTCGCCAATTGCAGGTTTAATCGGAGACCGCATTCCACGTAAATGGTTAGTACTTGGTGGGCAAGCGGGTGTTATATTATCCATCAGTACATTGTTATTTTACACGCATACCGTGGAACTTTCTTTAATTGCCATATACATTACAACGGTTTTCAATAGTATTTTCAGTTCATTTTCAAGTGTTGCCTTCTCAGCATCCATTGCAAATTTAGTTGATGAGGCTCGGCTACAAAAAGCGATGAGCTTTAACCAATTAGCTCAATCGATTTCGGGAATTGGTGGTCCAGTATTTGGTGGGATGCTATTCGGATTTGTCTCAATGGAAATCTTTTTAGCTGCATTCATCGTTGCTGCTGTAATTACACTTTCACTTGAATCCACAATGAACTTTACACTTTACAAAAAAGCGGCAATTACAAATGATGGTCAAAAAGAGACGATGTTTCAAAGTTTAAAGGCCGGATTCCGCTATGTAAGTAAACAACATGTTTTACGTTCTATTTTATGGACAGCATTATGGCTAAATTTATTCTTTACAAGTATCAATATAGGTGGGGATTTTATTTTAGTCACGATTTTAAAATTAGATCCTACTTTGATTGGATTTACAGAAGCGGGTGCAGCAATCGGGATGCTTATAACATCGATTTATTTTGCTACTCGTTCGAATGTAAAGTTTCCATTAGTTTTTGTAAAACGTACGCTACTTTTAATGTCTAGTTTAATACTTATAGCGGCAATCCCTTTATTCTTTCATTTTTCGACAATCTTGAATTTCACCTTCTATTTCATTTTAATGTTGTTATTTGGTTCTTTGGGGGTTTTAACAAATACACCACTCGGAGTCATGTTACAGTTATCAGTAGAGGAAGAATATCGTGGCCGTGTATTTGGAATTGTTGAAATGATGTCGATGAGTATGATGCCAGTGGGTACCCTTTTATATGGCTTCTTATATGATATATTACCAGCGGAGTGGATTTTAATCGTAAGTGGTATGATCCTTATCATCTGTGTCCTGTTATTATTACGAACTTCTATAATAGAAATGGCACATCCTGAATTGAAAAAGGAACAACAGAAAGAAATTTTACAAGCTTAA
- a CDS encoding helix-turn-helix domain-containing protein, translated as MLNIGAKIKELRKARKMTLADVAGDRITKGMLSLIENGKAQPSMESLQHIAKQLNIDVAELMQNGDSEEVRELYLQAEDLSLQINDEYVKDTYMALQQKLHDLIEPFVKEGKLKGQTYEEVRLYEMYLGMRNRLSIDKSLEPFFEVIPMYEQVHAYSKIINVYSRLAGYKFEERKYEDGLTFLLKGETYTKRYGDLIGDLEKLDLYYNITVLYAAVNENKQAEKYLEMALKIAKEKKILYRINDFYRFIFLNHCADENGEKAAFYLRKIRLLTEVLEDPVEILVEQILTLFYINHIEKDYEKTIATTFKKSTLPDEVLEEINYFAKGEYAFAYWKLDRIDEALAQLIDFKVTYDVNQHPIDLVRYYRSYAIRALCYYEKGDKENAKRDILYAVDGVKNFKELFGKQFILGAYDTIMKK; from the coding sequence ATGTTAAATATTGGAGCGAAGATAAAAGAATTACGAAAAGCGCGAAAAATGACGTTAGCCGATGTAGCAGGCGACCGTATTACGAAAGGAATGCTAAGTCTAATTGAAAATGGTAAGGCACAGCCATCTATGGAAAGCTTGCAGCATATAGCAAAACAATTAAATATTGACGTGGCTGAGCTTATGCAAAATGGGGATAGTGAAGAAGTTCGTGAACTATACTTACAAGCAGAGGATTTAAGCTTACAAATCAACGACGAATATGTAAAAGATACCTATATGGCACTTCAACAAAAGCTTCATGATTTGATTGAACCTTTTGTAAAAGAGGGGAAATTAAAAGGACAAACATATGAGGAAGTTCGTTTGTATGAGATGTATTTGGGCATGCGAAATCGATTAAGTATCGATAAGTCACTCGAACCATTTTTTGAAGTCATTCCAATGTATGAACAGGTACATGCGTATTCGAAAATTATAAATGTGTATAGTCGCTTAGCAGGTTATAAGTTTGAAGAGCGAAAATATGAAGATGGATTGACCTTTTTATTAAAGGGAGAAACCTATACAAAACGTTACGGGGATCTAATTGGTGATTTAGAAAAGTTAGATTTATATTACAATATTACGGTTCTTTATGCAGCAGTGAATGAGAATAAGCAGGCTGAGAAATATTTAGAAATGGCATTGAAAATTGCAAAAGAAAAGAAAATTTTGTATCGTATAAATGATTTTTATCGCTTTATATTTCTTAATCACTGTGCCGATGAAAACGGGGAAAAGGCGGCCTTTTATTTAAGGAAAATACGCTTACTTACGGAAGTGTTAGAGGACCCTGTTGAAATTTTGGTCGAACAAATTTTAACGTTATTTTACATTAATCATATTGAGAAGGATTATGAGAAAACAATTGCAACAACTTTTAAAAAATCGACATTACCTGATGAAGTGTTAGAAGAAATTAATTATTTTGCTAAAGGCGAATATGCTTTTGCGTATTGGAAGCTAGATCGAATTGATGAAGCGCTTGCCCAATTAATTGATTTCAAAGTTACGTATGATGTTAATCAGCATCCAATCGATTTAGTTCGTTATTATCGTAGCTATGCAATCCGTGCACTTTGCTATTACGAAAAGGGCGATAAAGAGAATGCGAAGCGAGACATTTTATATGCAGTCGATGGCGTGAAGAACTTTAAAGAACTGTTTGGTAAACAATTTATTTTAGGTGCGTATGATACGATTATGAAAAAATAA